In the Borrelia turicatae 91E135 genome, one interval contains:
- a CDS encoding DNA topoisomerase IV subunit A, with product MDIKTLLKDNFLQYSSYVIKDRAIASVIDGFKPVQRRIIHSLFEMNDGNFHKVANVVGNTMKYHPHGDTSIYEALVNMANKDLFIEKQGNFGNLLTGDPASASRYIECRLTPLAFEVLYSKEITSYEPSYDGRNDEPLIFPAKIPVILVQGSEGIAVGMAAKILPHNFNEILSAVKSELLGESYELYPDFPTGGIVDVNEYADGNGKVLVRARIEPTDDNKAILIKELPFGETTESLIASIERAIRKNYIKVSSINDFTTENVEIELTLPRGVYASEVIEKLYHYTNCQVSISVNLLLLSDRYPVIYTVTDIIKFHAEHLQKILKMELELERNKILEKIFSKTLEQMFIEKKIYKILETISKESDVVNIVLSEILKYKDSFLYRDIVLDDIENLLKIPIRKISMFDIDKNNKDIRNLSKELKSVESNIKSIRGFSINFIDTLLEKYSKVYRRKTEISLIKSKNVKEIATKNMKVYLNLKAGFVGTSLIDGEFIGNASYYDKILIFKKNSYVLKNIEDKTFIDKNNVNVLVYDINNSKDQVFSIIYLNKADNFYYVKRFKIDKFITDKIYEFLNDGDEFIDFALNPEFVEFSTSKDIVRMISIDDFMIKSRISVGKRISSSIIKKVKFK from the coding sequence ATGGATATTAAAACATTACTTAAGGATAATTTTTTACAGTATTCATCTTACGTCATTAAAGATCGTGCAATTGCTAGTGTTATTGATGGATTTAAGCCTGTGCAGAGACGAATCATACATTCTCTTTTTGAGATGAATGATGGTAATTTTCATAAAGTTGCAAATGTTGTTGGAAATACAATGAAATATCATCCCCATGGCGATACTTCAATTTATGAAGCACTTGTTAATATGGCAAATAAGGATTTATTTATTGAAAAGCAAGGAAATTTTGGTAATCTTTTAACAGGAGATCCTGCTTCTGCATCGCGTTACATTGAATGTCGATTAACCCCTCTAGCATTTGAAGTGCTTTATAGCAAGGAAATAACCTCTTATGAACCTTCTTATGATGGTCGCAATGATGAACCTTTAATTTTTCCTGCTAAAATTCCTGTAATACTTGTTCAGGGAAGTGAAGGAATAGCTGTTGGCATGGCTGCTAAAATTCTTCCTCATAATTTTAATGAGATTTTAAGTGCTGTTAAAAGTGAGTTGCTTGGAGAGTCTTATGAGCTTTATCCTGATTTTCCAACTGGTGGAATAGTCGATGTTAATGAGTATGCTGATGGAAATGGAAAAGTTTTGGTTCGTGCAAGGATTGAACCTACAGATGATAATAAGGCCATTTTAATAAAAGAATTGCCATTTGGAGAGACTACTGAGAGTTTGATAGCTTCAATTGAGAGAGCTATTCGGAAAAATTATATTAAAGTCTCAAGTATTAACGATTTTACTACCGAAAATGTGGAGATTGAATTAACCCTTCCAAGAGGAGTTTATGCAAGTGAAGTTATTGAAAAATTGTATCATTATACAAATTGTCAAGTTTCTATTTCTGTTAATTTGCTTTTACTAAGTGATAGATATCCTGTTATCTATACTGTTACAGATATTATCAAGTTTCATGCTGAACATTTGCAAAAGATTTTAAAGATGGAACTTGAATTGGAGAGAAATAAAATACTTGAAAAAATATTTTCTAAGACTCTGGAACAAATGTTTATTGAAAAGAAGATTTATAAAATTCTTGAGACTATTTCTAAAGAATCTGATGTTGTTAATATTGTGTTGAGTGAAATTTTAAAATATAAAGATAGTTTTTTGTATAGAGATATTGTTTTAGATGATATTGAAAATTTACTTAAAATTCCTATTAGGAAGATCAGTATGTTTGATATTGATAAAAATAATAAAGATATTCGAAATTTAAGTAAAGAATTAAAAAGTGTAGAGAGTAATATTAAATCAATTAGAGGTTTCTCAATAAATTTTATTGATACTCTGCTTGAAAAATATTCCAAAGTTTATCGTAGAAAAACGGAAATATCCCTTATTAAGTCAAAAAATGTTAAAGAAATAGCTACTAAGAATATGAAGGTTTATTTGAACTTAAAGGCAGGTTTTGTTGGAACGAGTCTTATTGATGGTGAATTTATTGGTAATGCTAGCTATTATGATAAAATATTGATATTTAAGAAAAATTCTTATGTTTTAAAAAATATTGAAGATAAAACATTCATTGATAAGAATAATGTGAATGTTTTAGTGTATGATATCAATAATTCTAAAGATCAAGTATTTTCTATAATTTATCTAAATAAAGCTGATAATTTTTATTATGTTAAGAGGTTTAAGATAGATAAGTTTATCACAGACAAGATTTATGAATTTTTAAATGATGGAGATGAATTTATAGATTTTGCTTTGAATCCAGAATTTGTAGAATTTTCTACTAGTAAAGATATTGTTAGAATGATTAGCATTGATGATTTTATGATTAAATCACGTATTTCTGTGGGTAAGAGAATTTCAAGCAGTATTATTAAGAAGGTTAAGTTTAAATGA
- a CDS encoding CheR family methyltransferase gives MNNEFNIKINQEEFNRLTKIIYNNFGINLNDKKKLLIESRLSSTIRAKNLSNFTEYINYLEKQNNQISLIELVDKISTNHTYFFREPNHFEFLEKKLLPKMLKQMAQSREEEIRIWSAGCSSGEEPYTIAMILNEYINNNKIHCKAKILATDISITVLNEAKMGIYSEDRVKTLPNHLKIKYLNKITNDKFEVKDILKKMIQFKKLNLMNAIFPFKKKFDLIFCRNVMIYFDEKTRNKLAEKFTQHLKDDSYLLIGHSEAIRDSKNLEYIMPATYKKIN, from the coding sequence ATGAATAATGAATTTAATATCAAAATAAATCAAGAAGAGTTTAATAGGCTTACCAAAATAATTTATAATAATTTCGGTATTAATCTTAACGATAAAAAAAAATTGCTAATTGAAAGTCGATTATCATCAACAATCAGAGCAAAAAATTTGAGCAATTTTACAGAATACATTAATTACTTAGAAAAACAAAACAATCAAATATCTTTAATAGAACTAGTGGATAAAATATCAACAAATCACACTTATTTTTTTAGAGAACCTAACCATTTTGAATTTCTTGAGAAAAAATTGTTACCCAAAATGCTTAAGCAAATGGCTCAATCAAGAGAAGAAGAAATTAGAATATGGTCAGCTGGATGCTCAAGTGGAGAAGAACCATACACAATTGCAATGATATTAAATGAATACATAAACAACAACAAAATTCACTGCAAAGCAAAAATATTAGCAACAGATATTTCCATTACTGTTCTTAACGAAGCTAAAATGGGAATTTATTCTGAAGATCGGGTAAAGACACTTCCCAATCATCTAAAAATCAAATATTTAAATAAGATTACAAATGACAAATTCGAAGTCAAAGACATACTAAAAAAAATGATTCAATTTAAAAAATTGAATCTAATGAATGCAATTTTTCCATTCAAGAAAAAATTTGATTTAATCTTTTGCAGAAATGTAATGATTTATTTTGATGAAAAAACTAGAAACAAACTTGCTGAAAAATTCACTCAACATTTAAAAGATGACTCTTATTTGCTCATTGGTCATTCAGAAGCAATTAGAGACAGTAAAAATTTAGAATACATCATGCCAGCAACATATAAAAAAATCAACTGA
- the phoU gene encoding phosphate signaling complex protein PhoU — translation MIRRRLTKQLEVIKDYLWDMKECVLKIIENSLIALESRDKNLAKKIINEDEKMIDDYQYDIEDLCGRIIATEHPVATELREILAIIKIISSLERIADHSTKIVKVVLLLESNVGDFSSVDIYQKPLREMADTAKDMLANIFDAYFDGDFVKILKIVKYDNIIDKLFSKQKTIVIDAMKNNPENLDYLLNILFLNSFLERVGDHVATIGELLYFVKVGEKVNLT, via the coding sequence ATGATTAGACGTAGACTTACTAAACAACTTGAAGTTATTAAAGATTATCTTTGGGATATGAAGGAGTGTGTTCTTAAGATCATAGAAAACTCGTTAATAGCTTTGGAATCTAGAGACAAAAATTTGGCTAAAAAGATTATCAATGAGGATGAGAAAATGATAGATGATTATCAATATGATATTGAGGATTTATGTGGACGAATCATTGCTACTGAACATCCTGTCGCTACTGAACTTAGAGAGATTTTGGCAATTATTAAAATAATCAGTTCTCTTGAGCGTATTGCGGATCATTCTACTAAAATTGTAAAGGTCGTACTTCTTTTAGAATCTAATGTAGGTGATTTTTCTTCGGTTGACATTTATCAAAAGCCTTTAAGGGAGATGGCAGATACAGCAAAAGATATGCTTGCAAATATTTTTGATGCGTATTTTGATGGAGATTTTGTTAAAATACTTAAAATAGTAAAGTATGATAACATTATAGATAAATTATTTTCAAAGCAAAAAACTATTGTAATTGATGCGATGAAAAATAATCCAGAGAATTTAGATTATCTTTTAAATATATTATTTTTAAATAGTTTTTTAGAAAGAGTAGGAGATCATGTTGCAACGATAGGTGAGTTACTTTATTTTGTTAAAGTGGGAGAAAAAGTAAATCTGACTTAA
- a CDS encoding pallilysin-related adhesin, translating to MCFKKWIIFLFVTLFSCVKGSKDFIVFNKEMKKISEISYSDTGLSGDTGEDVFGSLIDLKGYKILSVHQENLNLDVYFEQVVLAQNFADLKTYLFIIGFDPKSHEAVVLFKTQVNIDSKNSYNMYLEDITGDYNFDIVIQGFLDEDSVLYIFQRAVANDVASYRPIFFDKVNGSIIINKYDRSSAYDDKKSRESYSISLERYEKQGEDMIVSKIEKYEYSQLQGKYYPLSASEKVRRIDNDVYQTLKNLPKEEVYKFLYGVWYDSNAHQRLRKSNFEDALFLSFNRHLNEISIFKNNAQEIAHIEYISRPAYNTLNISTKSIFSDLIVYNFWIKIIDIDNIEIKIDTGTDAYDKYGFSGVFKRFNDSVLVEDDKDSLFIPNGNYVCKDIIYDFSYPNLTYIVGDNIYYGIFNVFSLNNNLVLEYEISMDENKISEAFIIEYSERIVQKQKFSTILLNPIKILKDEVSLVKGQKLKLERIEKLG from the coding sequence ATGTGTTTTAAAAAATGGATTATATTTCTTTTTGTAACTTTGTTCTCTTGTGTTAAAGGCAGTAAAGATTTTATTGTTTTTAATAAAGAGATGAAAAAAATTAGTGAAATAAGTTATTCTGATACAGGTTTAAGTGGGGATACTGGAGAAGATGTCTTTGGTTCTTTGATTGATCTTAAGGGTTACAAAATTTTGTCAGTTCATCAGGAAAATTTAAATTTAGATGTTTATTTTGAACAAGTGGTTTTAGCACAGAATTTTGCAGATCTTAAAACTTATTTATTTATTATTGGTTTTGATCCAAAGAGTCATGAAGCAGTCGTTCTTTTTAAAACCCAAGTAAATATTGATTCTAAAAATTCTTACAATATGTATCTTGAGGATATTACTGGTGATTATAATTTTGATATAGTAATCCAAGGTTTTTTAGATGAAGATTCTGTTTTGTATATCTTTCAAAGAGCAGTTGCTAATGATGTCGCCTCGTATAGACCTATATTTTTTGATAAGGTGAATGGAAGTATTATTATAAATAAATATGATAGATCCTCAGCTTATGATGATAAAAAGTCAAGGGAAAGTTATTCTATTTCTTTAGAAAGGTATGAGAAGCAGGGTGAGGATATGATAGTAAGTAAAATAGAAAAGTATGAGTATTCTCAATTGCAAGGTAAATATTATCCTTTATCTGCTAGTGAGAAAGTCAGGCGGATAGATAATGATGTATATCAAACTTTGAAAAATTTACCCAAAGAAGAAGTTTATAAATTTTTATATGGTGTTTGGTATGATAGTAATGCACATCAACGTTTAAGGAAATCAAATTTTGAGGATGCTTTATTTTTATCATTTAATAGGCATCTTAATGAAATTAGTATTTTTAAAAACAATGCTCAAGAAATTGCACATATTGAGTATATCTCAAGACCTGCTTATAATACTCTTAATATCAGTACCAAGTCTATTTTTTCAGATTTAATAGTATATAATTTTTGGATTAAAATTATTGATATTGATAATATTGAGATAAAAATTGATACTGGAACAGATGCTTATGATAAATATGGATTCTCAGGTGTTTTTAAACGATTTAATGATTCTGTTTTAGTTGAGGATGATAAGGATTCTTTGTTTATTCCAAATGGTAATTATGTGTGTAAGGATATCATTTATGATTTTTCTTATCCTAATCTTACTTATATTGTTGGAGATAATATTTATTATGGAATTTTTAATGTTTTTAGTCTAAATAATAATTTAGTGCTTGAATATGAAATTAGCATGGATGAAAATAAGATAAGTGAAGCTTTTATTATTGAGTATAGCGAGAGAATAGTTCAGAAACAAAAGTTTTCTACAATTCTCCTTAATCCTATTAAAATTTTAAAAGATGAAGTAAGTTTGGTGAAGGGGCAGAAATTGAAACTTGAAAGGATAGAAAAATTAGGTTAA
- a CDS encoding foldase protein PrsA yields MRKRVNQAKEVISKVDFNDKKVGTWGLLALIVIVFGFIIAPLMPGLFDTTDSSSLKFGSYKGQPVYYEKDNKFAQYVKSYSNFYSKLKKNNSLDIEYFIWNLAFMKYVEDIAFIDLAKTNSFYVSKNILNKNLMNSPVYLDSSGNFSPKRYNKVSDYQKFKIHNETVDNLLSSNIQVLLSSSFILPDSLLNAIKSMNEIRRNIVYVSLSYQDFPKDKVISYADQNQKLFKSLDIVSIRFKNLSDAGGAYEKLSKGMPFEEVAKFYSEDVTNFKGIASSKKYYFDLDLVLEKKEDLAAIFSLKMNEFTSPIKSKNGNGYDIYKALSNIGDFDKNSEHDISSVRNYIETYEPSVIETFLEKKLNDILTEVNFDGPQQVFKKHNLVLKKDVVNLAYNMNIYPSTLRELSVFSNSKDFYDVIFDLKEGQWSKPFLADQRVYLFSFSSSVNDSVNSDNLIKEDRMLDILYQANNKLVLDYILNKNNFKENFNEAFFSLQDFS; encoded by the coding sequence ATGCGTAAGAGAGTAAATCAAGCAAAAGAAGTTATATCCAAAGTTGATTTTAATGATAAAAAAGTTGGAACATGGGGGCTTTTAGCACTTATCGTAATTGTGTTTGGATTTATTATTGCACCCTTAATGCCAGGTTTATTTGATACTACTGATTCATCTAGTTTAAAATTTGGATCTTATAAGGGACAACCAGTTTATTATGAAAAAGACAATAAATTTGCTCAATATGTTAAATCTTACTCAAATTTTTATTCTAAATTGAAAAAAAATAATAGTCTTGATATAGAGTATTTTATTTGGAACTTGGCTTTTATGAAGTATGTGGAAGATATTGCCTTTATTGATTTAGCAAAAACTAATAGTTTTTATGTTTCAAAAAATATTTTGAATAAGAATTTAATGAATTCTCCTGTGTATTTAGACTCTAGTGGTAATTTTAGTCCCAAGAGATACAATAAAGTTTCTGATTATCAGAAGTTTAAAATTCATAATGAAACAGTAGACAATTTACTCTCTTCAAACATACAGGTTTTGTTAAGCAGCAGCTTCATATTGCCAGACTCTCTTCTGAATGCTATTAAAAGTATGAATGAAATTAGACGCAATATTGTATATGTTTCACTCTCATACCAGGATTTTCCAAAAGATAAGGTGATCTCTTATGCTGATCAGAATCAAAAATTATTTAAGAGTTTAGATATTGTTTCTATTCGTTTTAAAAATTTAAGCGATGCTGGTGGTGCTTATGAAAAATTGTCTAAAGGTATGCCTTTTGAAGAAGTTGCTAAATTTTATTCCGAAGACGTTACTAATTTTAAAGGTATTGCATCTTCTAAGAAATATTATTTTGATTTGGATCTTGTCCTTGAGAAAAAGGAAGATCTTGCTGCAATTTTTTCTTTGAAGATGAATGAATTTACTAGTCCTATTAAATCTAAAAATGGAAATGGATATGATATATACAAAGCATTGAGCAATATTGGTGATTTTGATAAAAATTCAGAGCATGATATCAGTTCTGTTAGAAACTATATAGAAACTTATGAACCCAGTGTTATTGAGACTTTTCTTGAAAAAAAGCTTAATGATATTCTGACTGAAGTTAATTTTGATGGCCCGCAACAAGTTTTTAAAAAACATAATTTGGTATTGAAAAAAGATGTTGTTAATCTTGCGTATAATATGAATATTTATCCTAGTACTTTAAGGGAACTGTCAGTTTTCAGCAATAGTAAAGATTTTTATGATGTCATCTTTGATTTGAAAGAAGGTCAGTGGTCTAAGCCCTTTTTAGCAGATCAGCGAGTTTATTTATTTTCTTTCAGTTCAAGTGTTAATGATTCTGTTAATTCTGATAATTTAATTAAAGAAGATCGTATGCTTGATATCCTTTATCAGGCAAATAATAAGTTGGTGTTGGATTATATTTTGAATAAAAATAATTTTAAGGAAAATTTTAATGAAGCATTCTTTTCTTTACAGGATTTTAGTTGA
- a CDS encoding DNA topoisomerase IV subunit B has translation MNTNSYDESKIVTLSSLEHIRLRSGMYIGRLGDGSNIDDGIYILVKEIIDNSIDEFIMGHGKEILIKKENNIISVRDYGRGIPLGKVVESVSVINTGAKYNDDVFQFSVGLNGVGTKAVNALSSNFLVRSIRDGNFFEAIFSKGNLINTIEGKSNEQNGTYIEFLADTEIFGKYKYSEDFLRRRFFHYACLNKGLKINYNDQIFQSDNGLLDFINAEIKGEDLLYDFVYYSSKTLEFAFSHTNNYGETYFSFVNGQYTSDGGTHQTGFREGFARAINDFLKKTYSSTDIREGLIATLSVKIKDPIFESQTKNKLGNIETRSSVAKEVQRIILEILYKDKTLAKAIENKVVDNERLRKELSSVRKEAKERAKKISFKIPKLKDCKFHFNEKSMHSDSTMIFLTEGDSATGSMVSCRDVYTQAIFSLRGKPQNMFEKNKSEIYKNEELYNMMVALGIEESIENLRYNKIVIATDADFDGFHIRNLLLTFFLTYFEDLVLNGHMYILETPLFRVRNKSSTIYCYFEEEKQKAVRELKNPEVTRFKGLGEISPSEFRSFIDVSNIRLTKVDLVNIKEIKEHLGFYMGPNTPERRNFIMENLI, from the coding sequence ATGAATACAAATAGTTATGATGAGAGTAAGATTGTTACCTTATCTTCCCTTGAGCATATTAGGTTGCGGTCTGGAATGTATATTGGGAGATTGGGCGATGGTTCTAATATTGATGATGGTATTTACATTTTAGTTAAAGAGATTATTGATAATTCAATTGATGAATTTATTATGGGCCATGGCAAAGAAATTTTGATAAAAAAAGAAAATAATATCATTAGTGTAAGAGATTATGGTCGTGGGATTCCTCTTGGAAAAGTTGTAGAGAGTGTTTCTGTTATTAATACTGGTGCTAAGTATAATGATGATGTTTTCCAATTTTCTGTAGGACTTAATGGAGTTGGGACTAAAGCGGTTAATGCTTTAAGCTCAAACTTTTTAGTAAGGTCAATAAGGGACGGAAATTTCTTTGAAGCAATTTTTTCAAAAGGGAATTTAATTAATACTATAGAAGGTAAGTCGAATGAACAAAATGGCACTTATATTGAATTTTTAGCTGATACAGAGATTTTTGGTAAATATAAATATAGTGAAGATTTTTTACGGAGAAGATTCTTTCATTATGCTTGTTTAAATAAAGGTTTAAAAATTAATTATAATGATCAGATTTTTCAATCTGATAATGGACTTCTCGATTTTATAAATGCTGAGATTAAAGGTGAAGATTTACTTTATGATTTTGTTTATTATTCCAGTAAGACTTTAGAATTTGCCTTCTCTCATACAAATAATTATGGCGAGACATATTTTTCATTTGTGAATGGACAATATACTAGTGATGGAGGTACCCATCAGACAGGGTTTAGAGAAGGTTTTGCTAGAGCCATTAATGATTTTCTAAAAAAAACATATTCATCTACTGATATTAGAGAAGGACTTATAGCTACACTTTCAGTTAAGATAAAAGACCCAATATTTGAAAGTCAGACTAAAAATAAGCTTGGTAATATTGAAACTAGAAGCAGTGTTGCTAAAGAAGTACAAAGGATAATTTTGGAAATCCTTTATAAGGATAAGACCCTTGCAAAGGCAATTGAAAACAAAGTTGTTGATAATGAGCGTCTTAGAAAAGAATTAAGTAGTGTACGCAAAGAGGCAAAAGAGAGAGCAAAGAAAATATCTTTTAAAATTCCTAAACTTAAAGATTGTAAATTTCATTTTAATGAAAAGAGTATGCATTCTGATTCGACTATGATCTTCTTAACAGAAGGAGATTCTGCAACAGGGTCAATGGTGTCTTGTAGAGATGTATATACGCAGGCTATATTTTCTCTTCGTGGGAAGCCACAAAACATGTTTGAAAAAAATAAGTCTGAAATATATAAAAATGAAGAACTGTATAATATGATGGTGGCTCTTGGTATTGAAGAATCGATTGAAAATTTGAGATATAATAAAATAGTCATTGCTACAGATGCAGATTTTGATGGTTTTCATATTAGAAATTTGCTTTTAACATTTTTCTTGACTTATTTTGAAGATTTAGTTTTGAATGGACATATGTATATTTTAGAGACACCACTCTTTAGAGTAAGGAATAAAAGTTCCACTATTTACTGTTATTTTGAAGAAGAGAAGCAAAAAGCTGTTCGTGAACTTAAGAATCCTGAAGTTACAAGATTTAAAGGACTTGGAGAAATTTCTCCAAGTGAGTTTAGGAGTTTTATTGATGTTTCTAATATTAGACTTACAAAAGTAGATCTTGTCAATATTAAGGAAATAAAAGAGCACTTAGGGTTTTATATGGGACCAAATACTCCTGAGAGGCGAAACTTTATTATGGAGAATTTAATTTAA
- a CDS encoding lysophospholipid acyltransferase family protein: MKILRSIVTYINFFFFVLVFTVLFPVFLIFKIFRFENYFIKFSFILVRFAIKISLWFAGIKVIVTKDDDCSLPEDGVVIMANHIASMDPLFLIYVFMKPFVIVAKKSLLKIPLINFLLISMGSIFINRNSIKSSAITQRKAAKVIQEGGAIGIFPEGTRNRGGSTRDFKRGSVNLALRTNSSIIPVTLFNTHKVFVKNLILNSGLSIYVHVHSLIDVSNLTDDDKAQLHIIVRDKIIKKLEKMKIQYNVDRNLNEYK; this comes from the coding sequence ATGAAAATATTAAGGAGTATTGTTACTTATATTAATTTTTTTTTCTTTGTTTTGGTTTTTACTGTCTTATTTCCAGTATTTTTAATTTTTAAGATTTTTAGATTTGAAAATTATTTTATAAAATTTAGTTTTATATTAGTTAGATTTGCTATTAAGATCAGTTTGTGGTTTGCTGGAATTAAAGTTATTGTTACAAAGGATGATGATTGTTCTTTGCCTGAGGATGGTGTAGTCATTATGGCAAATCATATTGCTTCAATGGATCCACTTTTTTTAATTTATGTTTTTATGAAACCTTTTGTGATAGTTGCTAAGAAATCCCTTTTAAAAATTCCGTTAATTAATTTTCTATTAATTTCTATGGGATCTATTTTTATAAATAGGAATAGTATAAAATCTTCTGCTATTACTCAAAGGAAAGCAGCTAAAGTTATTCAAGAAGGTGGAGCTATTGGAATTTTTCCTGAAGGGACTAGAAATCGAGGTGGTAGTACAAGAGATTTTAAAAGAGGTTCTGTTAATCTGGCTTTAAGAACAAATTCTTCAATTATTCCTGTGACTTTGTTTAATACACATAAGGTTTTTGTTAAAAATTTGATATTGAATTCAGGATTATCCATATATGTACATGTTCATTCTTTAATAGATGTTTCTAATTTGACAGATGATGATAAGGCTCAGCTTCATATTATTGTTAGAGATAAGATAATTAAAAAATTAGAAAAGATGAAAATTCAATATAATGTTGATAGGAATTTAAATGAATACAAATAG